The proteins below come from a single Vibrio diazotrophicus genomic window:
- a CDS encoding sulfurtransferase: protein MSPLVSPEWLVERLEDPRLVILDSSLEFQIPSESEKDWVNKIPNARRFDYDKEFCDIESSLPHMMPSEERFNHLAQELGINNDSIIVVYDNSGTFASPRAWWMFKAFGHSQVYILNGGLTEWKAQGYNVTQEYLTDTPKGDFNGTLQSNYFVDAEYVKAKIDDEASLTVDARSRARFLSQVAEPRVGLRSGHIPNSCNLPFAELMDGHKLKTANDLSAILKSTLTKDADEYVFSCGSGVTACIVLLAALVCGYENLSVYDGSWTEWGSSPDLPIETANDTDNV, encoded by the coding sequence ATGTCACCACTTGTTTCACCCGAATGGCTTGTCGAGCGTTTGGAAGATCCTCGCCTAGTTATCCTAGACAGTAGCCTAGAGTTTCAGATCCCCTCTGAATCAGAGAAAGACTGGGTAAATAAAATCCCTAATGCCCGTCGATTCGATTACGACAAAGAGTTTTGCGACATTGAATCATCACTTCCGCATATGATGCCAAGTGAAGAACGTTTCAACCATCTTGCTCAAGAGCTAGGAATCAATAATGATTCCATCATCGTTGTTTATGACAACAGTGGCACTTTTGCCTCCCCTAGAGCGTGGTGGATGTTCAAAGCCTTCGGTCATTCGCAGGTTTACATCCTTAATGGCGGCTTAACCGAATGGAAAGCACAAGGTTACAATGTCACTCAGGAGTATCTCACGGACACTCCGAAAGGCGATTTTAACGGCACGTTGCAATCAAATTATTTCGTTGATGCTGAATACGTAAAAGCAAAAATTGACGACGAAGCAAGCTTAACTGTCGATGCTCGCTCTCGTGCTCGCTTTCTTTCCCAAGTAGCCGAACCAAGAGTTGGTCTACGCAGTGGACATATTCCCAACTCCTGCAATCTACCTTTTGCTGAACTAATGGATGGGCATAAACTCAAGACAGCCAACGATTTGTCTGCGATTTTGAAATCAACCCTCACCAAAGATGCTGATGAATACGTGTTCAGTTGTGGTTCAGGCGTTACCGCTTGTATCGTTCTGTTAGCCGCGCTGGTGTGTGGTTACGAAAACCTTTCTGTTTATGATGGCTCGTGGACCGAATGGGGATCTTCTCCGGACCTGCCAATAGAAACAGCAAACGACACTGATAACGTTTAA